The Pyrodictium delaneyi genome contains a region encoding:
- a CDS encoding phosphoadenosine phosphosulfate reductase family protein has product MPRRLKGRDALEVLRRYMPRLRWCPFCGLPVLGREQCPRCGGRTLEVKLAPPGDLRPAWPEERERLWRAALESLGREAARRLLGGPWALVLLNPVQSVDAGYEVIVDGHTVAGFFYDPLEDRWLVRPDRIGVEILAAEETGPVLYADTVLRPGAVLRGGLRGEKPQSGSYVALAGRGPSYGIGRVLGDGAVRVVKAWKRWRRVEWRHRPRARSLDEVVEANRGWLEEREEEARSWLEKVIRETGAKPLASVSGGKDSTVSAAIAALAGVEDLYSVDTGMEHPETLETVERLASTLGVRLHVASPGPRMFWRGAELYGPPARDYRWCTKLLKMTSLARLLEELAPGGRVLTVTGQRGAESTQRALSPRLAGSGTAGRGRSLVAAPIQEWSSLEVFLYIRLRGLPLNPLYRLGFDRIGCWMCPASHLCELRETARRHPELWEEWERLLRRYARRHELPRSWVKLGLWRWRWSLPAEARRLANRAGLDPDVTLGRLNTYGAMTAREYSREGELLVASPSLPSEPDWDKMPGLAKATGLAYSVEDDNITLRDGRVWARVTRSGRVEIPAATPPKERRRLAKLAASILLMASACIGEQCMLCASSCPEDAVKGPAVIDADKCTGCRACINACPATNKAEQVVQLIEGLAKEN; this is encoded by the coding sequence ATGCCTAGGAGGCTTAAGGGACGGGATGCTCTTGAGGTTCTGAGGCGCTACATGCCTCGGCTACGCTGGTGCCCCTTCTGTGGTCTCCCCGTGCTGGGCCGGGAGCAGTGCCCCCGCTGCGGGGGCCGCACCCTGGAGGTGAAGCTGGCGCCTCCCGGCGACCTCCGCCCTGCCTGGCCCGAGGAGAGGGAGCGGCTCTGGAGGGCGGCCCTCGAGAGCCTCGGAAGGGAGGCAGCCCGCCGGCTACTAGGCGGGCCGTGGGCGCTTGTTCTGCTCAACCCCGTGCAGAGCGTCGACGCGGGCTACGAGGTCATAGTGGACGGGCACACTGTAGCCGGTTTCTTCTACGACCCGCTCGAGGACCGGTGGCTTGTCCGCCCAGACCGAATAGGCGTAGAGATCCTCGCCGCTGAGGAGACAGGCCCAGTGCTCTATGCCGACACTGTGCTCCGCCCCGGGGCTGTGCTCCGAGGCGGGCTCCGGGGCGAGAAGCCCCAGTCAGGCAGCTACGTGGCGCTGGCTGGCCGGGGCCCGAGCTACGGTATCGGCCGCGTCCTCGGGGACGGCGCGGTCCGGGTAGTGAAGGCCTGGAAACGCTGGCGCAGAGTAGAGTGGAGGCACCGGCCCCGCGCCCGCAGCTTAGACGAGGTCGTGGAGGCTAACCGGGGCTGGCTCGAGGAGCGCGAGGAGGAGGCCCGTAGCTGGCTAGAGAAAGTGATACGCGAGACGGGTGCCAAGCCGCTAGCCTCTGTGAGCGGGGGCAAGGACAGCACAGTCTCAGCAGCTATAGCGGCGCTGGCCGGCGTCGAGGACCTGTACAGCGTCGACACGGGGATGGAGCACCCGGAGACCCTGGAAACGGTGGAACGGCTAGCCAGCACCCTGGGAGTAAGGCTGCACGTCGCATCACCGGGGCCTCGGATGTTCTGGAGAGGTGCCGAGCTCTACGGCCCACCTGCCAGGGACTACCGGTGGTGCACCAAGCTGCTGAAGATGACCTCCCTAGCCAGGCTCCTAGAGGAGCTAGCACCAGGGGGCCGGGTCCTCACGGTGACGGGTCAGCGGGGCGCCGAGAGCACCCAGCGCGCACTATCCCCGCGGCTGGCCGGGAGCGGCACGGCAGGCCGCGGCCGCAGCCTAGTAGCGGCCCCGATACAGGAGTGGAGCAGCCTCGAGGTATTCCTCTACATACGGCTACGAGGGCTACCCCTCAACCCGCTATACCGGCTAGGCTTCGACAGGATAGGCTGCTGGATGTGCCCCGCCAGCCACCTATGCGAACTCCGGGAGACCGCCAGGAGGCACCCCGAGCTATGGGAGGAATGGGAGAGGCTCCTCCGCCGCTACGCCCGGCGCCACGAGCTGCCCCGCAGCTGGGTGAAGCTCGGGCTATGGAGGTGGAGGTGGAGCCTCCCAGCCGAGGCCAGAAGGCTAGCCAACCGAGCCGGCCTAGACCCAGACGTGACCCTAGGGAGGCTCAACACCTACGGGGCCATGACCGCACGGGAGTATAGCCGGGAGGGAGAACTGCTAGTCGCCTCTCCCAGCCTCCCCAGCGAACCAGACTGGGACAAGATGCCGGGGCTAGCCAAGGCTACCGGCCTAGCCTACAGTGTGGAGGACGATAACATCACCCTCCGGGACGGCAGGGTTTGGGCCCGTGTCACCCGTAGCGGCCGCGTAGAGATCCCCGCGGCGACGCCGCCCAAGGAGAGGAGGAGACTGGCAAAGCTCGCAGCATCGATACTCCTCATGGCCTCGGCCTGCATCGGGGAACAATGCATGCTCTGCGCCAGTAGCTGCCCAGAAGACGCAGTCAAGGGCCCCGCAGTCATTGATGCCGATAAGTGCACGGGGTGCCGTGCATGCATAAACGCGTGTCCAGCAACCAACAAGGCGGAACAAGTAGTACAGCTCATCGAGGGCCTAGCTAAGGAGAATTAG
- a CDS encoding restriction endonuclease, protein MALPLAAVAAALLGTREDCVTVDELAARLFLRPGLVRAALEKLAEAGGLELDSDRACVVERIELALAAVRLGVPETVVARGLDWRMFEEYAARALSEAGFEARRGLRLHGRGGLELDVLGLDRAGGLAVAIDCKHWSPRISTPSRLRAAAAQHRARVEKLAAHWRRLGLPGGKWRIVPALLVLRESAPRLVEGVAVVPASRLRGFIEELYVLAEEPAIHVVKLKA, encoded by the coding sequence GTGGCGCTGCCTCTAGCCGCTGTAGCCGCCGCGCTACTCGGAACTAGGGAGGACTGTGTCACAGTCGATGAGCTTGCTGCGAGACTGTTCCTGCGCCCCGGCCTAGTCCGAGCCGCCCTGGAGAAGCTTGCCGAGGCTGGGGGTCTGGAGCTAGACAGCGACAGAGCGTGCGTCGTGGAGCGCATCGAGCTAGCGCTTGCCGCCGTACGGCTCGGAGTACCAGAGACAGTGGTGGCGCGGGGCCTCGACTGGAGGATGTTCGAGGAGTACGCGGCTCGAGCCCTCTCCGAGGCGGGGTTCGAGGCGCGGCGGGGGCTCCGGCTCCACGGCCGCGGGGGCTTGGAGCTCGACGTGCTAGGGCTCGATAGAGCTGGAGGCCTCGCGGTGGCTATCGATTGTAAGCACTGGAGCCCCAGGATATCGACGCCCTCTCGGCTCCGCGCCGCAGCAGCACAGCACCGGGCCCGGGTGGAAAAGCTCGCAGCCCACTGGCGGCGGCTAGGCCTCCCCGGGGGCAAGTGGAGGATCGTACCCGCACTCCTCGTGCTAAGGGAGAGCGCCCCCAGGCTAGTCGAGGGCGTAGCAGTGGTACCGGCTTCGCGCCTCCGCGGCTTCATAGAAGAGCTATATGTGCTAGCCGAGGAGCCCGCTATACATGTGGTAAAGCTCAAGGCATGA
- a CDS encoding molybdopterin-dependent oxidoreductase has protein sequence MTGRIDSRDEARAALEGLLRLLGEGLGLEDGLEAADYSVELLARRRFTVHSTPLRSGGEARVVEARGVVLAAAAVLPASVMARIDASTRERLEKGTVLRVGDAVEPPVYLPRPVLEPGDGEPAGQKAIPRFVTYAAEGLPKTVPSGAAIRVYTPQGTTMIDQRILEETAEWLVLDMHCVTGWSVEGKLWLAAPLREALRLAGVSVPWEGWLLARSAGGYASVVPLEEALEHGYIAVGLEGKPLGRDRGAPARLVLPRLYGWKHTKWLTEIHLLEAYTDGYWEARGYHERGLVALEERFKIRNPELIEAAEH, from the coding sequence GTGACCGGCAGAATAGACTCCCGAGACGAGGCCCGTGCTGCGCTAGAGGGTCTCCTCCGCCTCCTAGGTGAGGGCCTCGGCCTCGAGGACGGGCTCGAAGCTGCGGATTACAGCGTGGAGCTGCTTGCGCGCAGGAGGTTCACGGTACATAGCACCCCGCTGCGGAGCGGAGGCGAGGCCCGGGTCGTAGAGGCCCGGGGCGTCGTGCTAGCGGCTGCGGCCGTGCTCCCCGCAAGCGTCATGGCCCGTATAGACGCCAGTACCAGGGAGCGTCTGGAGAAAGGCACTGTACTGAGAGTAGGTGACGCCGTGGAGCCGCCCGTCTACCTTCCCCGGCCGGTACTCGAGCCCGGCGACGGCGAGCCCGCTGGCCAGAAGGCTATACCGCGTTTCGTCACCTACGCCGCCGAGGGGCTCCCCAAGACAGTGCCCAGCGGCGCCGCGATAAGGGTCTACACGCCCCAGGGCACCACGATGATAGACCAGAGGATCCTCGAAGAGACCGCTGAATGGCTTGTACTCGACATGCACTGCGTCACAGGCTGGAGCGTCGAGGGAAAGCTCTGGCTCGCCGCCCCGCTACGCGAGGCTCTCCGCCTGGCCGGGGTCTCTGTGCCCTGGGAGGGCTGGCTACTAGCCCGCAGCGCCGGGGGTTATGCCTCCGTCGTCCCGCTTGAGGAGGCCCTTGAGCACGGCTACATAGCTGTAGGCCTAGAGGGGAAGCCGCTCGGCCGGGATCGCGGCGCACCAGCAAGGCTAGTACTCCCCAGGCTATACGGCTGGAAGCACACCAAGTGGCTCACCGAGATACACCTACTCGAAGCCTACACCGACGGCTACTGGGAGGCCAGGGGCTACCACGAGCGCGGCCTTGTAGCGCTAGAGGAGCGGTTCAAGATCCGAAACCCAGAGCTCATAGAAGCAGCTGAGCACTAG
- a CDS encoding AbrB/MazE/SpoVT family DNA-binding domain-containing protein gives MGEVVKVTRNYQVTIPATVRAKANIREGDLVEVLYDEEEGVIKIIPVRRKRLTIRLGRRITVEEIEEAVEELLDEATSP, from the coding sequence TTGGGTGAAGTGGTTAAGGTTACACGGAACTACCAGGTAACCATACCAGCTACGGTAAGGGCTAAGGCCAATATAAGGGAGGGCGACCTTGTAGAGGTGCTCTACGATGAAGAGGAAGGCGTGATCAAGATCATCCCAGTAAGGCGTAAGAGGCTCACGATAAGGCTTGGGAGGAGGATAACGGTTGAGGAGATCGAAGAGGCGGTCGAGGAACTCCTCGACGAAGCCACTTCTCCCTGA
- a CDS encoding methyltransferase domain-containing protein, producing the protein MSTDNTYSDALERLYSQWLWPEDPSTREAQERFNTLLEYAHSLVSTRLAYLAEKDRVAVLDVAAGSGIAGAAFAAALARRGARVSLVVTDLRVSILEKVHVWLEKAGLKEGVRVETVAVDAARLPQKLDCCFDLALLWGSSLPHFSPWRLLLALAGVRELQPRHGILLIEQRDLLPRLLFNNLYTRIRVEYVKEDGRGVVGVHAKYDQFRGIVARVFYELPGYRYLTTMPTRLWDLASVAAMLWIFYNHVYLEKPSRDPWGAEVLVAMEPRETAPSSGELWETLPEQLHEEP; encoded by the coding sequence TTATTCTGATGCCCTTGAGAGACTTTATAGCCAGTGGCTCTGGCCGGAGGACCCCTCCACCAGAGAAGCCCAGGAGCGCTTCAACACGCTGCTTGAGTATGCCCACAGCCTAGTCTCCACGAGGCTCGCCTACCTCGCCGAGAAGGACCGCGTAGCGGTGCTCGACGTCGCAGCTGGAAGCGGTATCGCTGGTGCAGCCTTCGCAGCCGCCTTAGCACGGCGTGGCGCCAGGGTCAGCCTGGTAGTCACCGATCTACGCGTTAGCATTCTTGAGAAAGTTCACGTATGGCTAGAGAAGGCTGGCTTAAAGGAGGGTGTTAGAGTCGAGACTGTTGCAGTCGACGCTGCTAGGCTCCCCCAAAAGCTTGATTGCTGCTTCGACCTAGCGCTTCTCTGGGGGAGTTCGCTCCCGCACTTCTCACCTTGGAGGTTACTCCTCGCACTAGCAGGGGTAAGAGAGCTACAGCCACGCCACGGCATACTGTTGATAGAGCAGCGCGACCTCCTACCACGTCTACTTTTCAACAACCTTTACACGAGAATCCGCGTAGAGTACGTGAAGGAGGACGGCCGTGGCGTGGTAGGAGTGCATGCAAAGTATGATCAGTTTAGGGGCATTGTTGCACGGGTCTTCTACGAGCTGCCCGGCTACAGGTACCTCACGACGATGCCTACGAGGCTCTGGGACCTGGCGTCAGTGGCCGCCATGCTCTGGATCTTCTACAATCACGTCTATCTGGAGAAGCCGAGCCGAGACCCCTGGGGAGCAGAGGTGCTAGTTGCAATGGAGCCTCGTGAGACCGCGCCTAGTAGCGGGGAGCTCTGGGAGACTCTGCCAGAGCAGCTCCATGAAGAGCCATAG
- a CDS encoding PIN domain-containing protein: MRRSKRRSRNSSTKPLLPDTNVLVYETVEDSPHHEEAADIIDSAGEIILSSIVLHEYIWVMVRKLGVPPGFVAQKLQEYFGDPRTRYLAEPPTVLYQALRLLEEHDASPREVNDYIVLATAMYHGAVLTTFDEKLRKLAKKLGVETVP; this comes from the coding sequence TTGAGGAGATCGAAGAGGCGGTCGAGGAACTCCTCGACGAAGCCACTTCTCCCTGACACGAATGTACTCGTCTACGAGACGGTCGAGGATAGCCCCCATCATGAAGAAGCTGCGGACATCATAGACTCTGCGGGCGAGATTATACTTTCATCGATAGTGCTACATGAGTATATCTGGGTTATGGTGAGGAAGCTTGGAGTGCCGCCAGGCTTTGTGGCCCAGAAGCTCCAAGAGTACTTCGGAGACCCTCGGACCAGGTACCTAGCAGAGCCCCCTACCGTGCTATACCAGGCTCTAAGACTGCTAGAGGAACATGATGCTAGCCCGCGCGAGGTCAACGACTATATAGTACTTGCTACAGCCATGTATCACGGCGCGGTGCTCACAACGTTCGACGAGAAGCTGAGAAAGCTAGCTAAGAAGCTGGGAGTAGAGACAGTCCCGTGA